CGCGGCGAGGAACATGCGGGCCCCGCAGAAGATAACCTCGGGGACGTAGACCCAACCCGCCGGACGGGACTCGGATTGGGCGGCCAGGGGGTTTTGTGTGTCGGAGAAAACGCTGATGTTGGCTAACGCCGGAGAGAAGGTCAGTACGACCAGTAATGTTAACAGCATCCTTCGCATTTCAAGCCCCCGTAGCACTTGTGACCTCATCTCGGTAAACGCCGAGGGGTCGTTCGATTTCCGGTGGGTTGGTTTGTTTTCGAAGTAATTATAGCCCGAATTTCGAGTGTGTTCAGACGGCGGGTGCGTATTTATAAAATTGATGCGCTCGCCGGGCGTTTCAAAATTAGCGTATATACTACCCACCACGTTTAAAAATACCCTAAAAAACCGTTATCGTCAAGAGTGGATTTTACTGTGCCGCTTGCTTTTTTTCCGCGCCGACCTTAGAATCAAACCGCTCTTAAGGGTAAGGGGGTGTCTTGAGAGAGCAGCTGCGTCTGGTGGCTAAGCTGCAAGAAATGGATCACCTGCTACACCGCCTGGGCCACGCCCTGGAGGATCTACGCAACGAGGGTCTGTCCGACGACGAGATCCGCGCGATCAGCATGGAGCTGGAACAGATCGCCACGGGCAAGGACGAAATGAAGGACAAGATCAAACGCGATCTTCTTGTCCACTACCAGCGCTTCTACCAGCGTCACAACCTGAACGCCGTGTCCAAGATGCTGGGCGGAGTGTGCCAATCCTGCCACGTCACCGTTCCCAGCGGTAGAGCCCTGTTGGTGCGTCGTGGAGAAACCCTCGAGTTCTGCGAGAACTGCGGCGCCATCCTCATCTACGAGGAGGAGAAGCAGGCCCCGCCCGCGGGTCGGGGCGGATCGGCTTGACAAACGCCGGACCGTGACCTATATTTTACCGGGGCATAACTCGCTTCGCTTCGTTTCACCGGCCGTTTGCCGGAGGTTTTCGGGA
Above is a genomic segment from bacterium containing:
- a CDS encoding C4-type zinc ribbon domain-containing protein — its product is MREQLRLVAKLQEMDHLLHRLGHALEDLRNEGLSDDEIRAISMELEQIATGKDEMKDKIKRDLLVHYQRFYQRHNLNAVSKMLGGVCQSCHVTVPSGRALLVRRGETLEFCENCGAILIYEEEKQAPPAGRGGSA